The nucleotide window CTTTTACCCGCTCCTCTTCCTGGTATTTGATCCCCTTTGCAGTTGCTTTCCCTCCGGCCCAATCCTGGAGATCACTCCATTTAAGTTCCTTGAAGGTCCGGGTAGTTTTGCTTTCTTCTGGCATATATGAGTATTTATATAAAAGGGATATAAAAGTAAACGTATAGTCTCTATGATATAATTCAGTGTTTTGGAGATCCAATTGCAAGTCACATTGCTGAGGACGAAACCTTGTTCCGGATGTTAACTGCTTAGCTAGTGTAGAGTTGCTGAAACTAGACTTGAAATTAGAACGAAGTCAGAAACCTGACTTAGTTTTCAACTCGCATTGGTTTTTTCCTTTGAGTTTTCCAGGAAAACATATATTATGCCACTATGAATTATAAAATATACTCCGGTTTCTGCATCATAGATTACGCGTTCATTCATATCAACAGCAGCATCTACAAGCTCCTGGAGAGAAGATATCTCAACTCTAATAAGGAAATTTATATTTTCGGGAAGTTTACCTTTGCTGACAAGTTCCTTAAAAGGTAAACGTCTTTGTTCTATTTCCAACTTCTCGATATATGATGACTCAGTCTTTTTCATCTTTCTGCAGGAGAGAATAGTCCCTACAAGAACTATACTGAGCAGAAAAATAGGTAGTGGTTTTTTAATGCTTGACAGTGACGAGTCTTTCTGGACTCTAATCTTTTTATATAAAGCAGTACTTTCATTAAACTCCAGTTCTTCAGGCATCTGATAGTATGAAGAACCCATCACTAACGGTATAGCAAAATCTTTTGTGTTGTTGACATATTTTCCGTTAACTTGTCCTTCACAGTTGACACGAGTTATGATTTCTACTGTTGCCCCCTGTGGGTACTTGAGCTGGTCCTGCACACCTTTGACCATTGACTGTATTTCGGATACATTAATGGAAAATTTTTCGGTGATAGGCTCGTCATTTTCAATATCAACCGCTCTTTTAGACTTCAAAGGAAATTCTTTTTGCCAGAAGATTGTGTCTTCTTTTCCTTCTTCCTCAGCTACTTCTTTACTGGTTGCAACAATGACTGTCTCTCTTTTTACGCTGATATTAGCAGAATCCGTAGCTTTAAGGCGGTATGTGAACGAAACATCAACAGTAGGGGATACTGCAAAAAAATACGCAGGCTTTCCCATTTCAAGTACAGTTCCGGTTGTATAAAGGGGATTAGACTTCGTTACAGGCGCTGTATAAGTGTACGAGCCATACTGCGTATAGGAAGAAACTATTTTCTCCCTTTCTTCGTAAGCGTCCCCTGCATATGCTTCATAAGTCCAGAGCCCGGAAAAAATCATAATTACTCCGAATATAAGGATGAGTATTCGAAACCTATCAATTACTGAATTTTTAAGCTTAAGGAGTGCAATCTTCAGAATCTTACCCCCATTTTTCCCTTATAGTGTAGTATTTGAACATTTAAATCTTTTGTTGAGTGTTGAGTGTTGGATGGTATCTATTACCTAGATAATTTATTGGTTGAAGGTAAAAAATAGAGAAACGATAGACATAGAGGTGATAAACATAAAGATGATAGACATAGAGGTGATAAACATAGAGATGATAGACATAGAGGTGATAGACATAGAGATGATAGACATAGGAGTGATAAACATAGAGATGATAGACACATAGAGGTGATAAACATAGAGATGATAGACATAGGAGTGATAAACATAAGATAGACATAGAGGCGATAAACATAAAAATGATAGACATAGGAGTGATAAACATAAAAATGATAGACATAGAGTTGGGTTTAGCCGCGGTTGGTTCTTCTCGTAAGTTTATCCCAGGTTGAGAGTCCTCTTACTCTGTGCAAGCAGCCAATGAATCAAGATCTTTTTTCTATGCGATCTAGCTCCCAATTTTCGGCACCAAAAGGGAGACAGAAGCAATGTAAAGGCTGATACATAAAGCAAGATACCGAAAGCAGTAGGGAGATAAGGACTTATTTCCGCAAGCTCAGTTATCCAGAAAACCGGCAATATATAAGGTACTGTACTCAATTTTGCAGGGGTATTTCCAGGTGCAATAACCAGAGTTGAGTTGGCTGGAGGAATAACTCCGTACCAGTGCTCAATAGCAAACTTTTGCTCCGGATTATCGGGTGTGAAAACATACACAGATGGTAGAATTCCAGAGTTTTCTACTTTGTACTCTTTCTCCAGGACTACAGGTCCATTTCCTTCCAGATTTTGCAAGAATATGCCTGTAAAAACAAACCCACTTATAAAAATAAGCGCAGCCAACCGTATTCCGTCGAGTACATAAGAAGTGCGCCTGGCAACTTTTTTCTGCTCTCGTTCGAATTTTCGAGCTCGAGCTGGAGAGCTGTACTTAAGAATATTCTTTGATTCATCGAGGATTATCAGGCCTGCAGGCAGAATAACAGTCAGGAAAAACAGATTCGTATTTTTGGAGGCTTCAGGCAAATGTCCGGCAAATGGAATAACAAAAGTCAGTTTTCCCACAACATCGGATGCAGGGACTTTAAAGTCATCTATTTCCTCATTTGCATCCCCCTTCGTCTGGAAGACACGTTCTTTTCCTTCCTGTATATTTACAATCCTGTGCGTTACAAGACTGTCAGCTTTCTCTCCAGTACCCCGGAAAACTACAACATCCCCTACCGTAAGTTCATCCGTACTGATCGATTTTGCAACTATCATATCTCCTGGCAGTACTAGCGGCGTCATACTCCCGCTCAGCACAATCAGGGCTTGCGATGAACCTGTAAAAAATGGAATTAAGGAATTGACAAGAAACACTGCAATCAGAAAGATAATTGTAGCCTGTATAATTTCTCTCTTCTTCATGTTTCATTTTCACCCGCTAATTCTCAAGAGGAGTTTCCTGTGTGCCAGGGTTCTTTTCTTCAGTATCTATTACAGAAGTGTCCGAACCCTGACTTTCCATAGTGCCTGTCACAGATTCCTGGCTATCTACAGACCCTTCCTATGTTTGACTATCTTCCAGTTTTCGACTATCTTCATGTGCTTGACCATCTTCTATGTCTATTACAGGTGATTCCTGTTCTACAGGTGACTCCTGTTCTTTCTGGCCCTCTTCATCTTGCCTCTCTTCTACATCCGTTACGGAAATTTTCTGGCCATCATAGCCCTCTTCTTCGGAGTCTTCAACAGCTGGTTCCTTTGCATCCTGGCTCTCTTCTTTAGTATCGATTGTAGAAGCTTCTGGAGTATTCTGATTTTCTTCTTCATTTGTTACAGGTTCCTGACGGTCTACAGATTCTGCCTGCGTTTGACTATCTTCTGCTTCTGTCAAAGGTACTTCCTGCTCAACTTCCTGTTCGTTCTGACTGGACTCTTGATTCGTCTTAGAGATTTCCGTAACATCCGAATGATATTTCGGACCCGTTACAAAACTCTTCACAGATCCATCGTTCATAACAATGTTAATGGTGAACGGAGACAGATTCGAAACACTGCTGTCAAAACAGAGATCAAGTTTTGCAGAGGATCCGGCTTCAAGCAGATAATCCTCCCCATCCACAATTTCCCCTACTGACCGGCTACCGCTAAAGAACTCGTTCCCGTCTATGCCTATACTCGTTATATGGCTTGAACCCTCTAGAGTAGAGTCCCACCATACCTGAAACTTATCAATAGTCACATTCTGGGTATCACTTACATCAAGAGTGATTCCTTGAAGTTTTTCGCCGTTTCCGGTGAGTTTGCTGTCGGATACAACAAGGAAGCTGGATTCGTTGTTCCACGTACCTCCCTTTATTGTGTTTCCGGTACTGTACTCCATGTCACTGAAGTAAGCAAAGGTATTGTCTGTCAAACAGGCGAATGTAATTTCAGATAAAACGAGAGGGGTTAACATCATGCCAAAAAGTATTATTTTATCGAACGCCCTCATGTTTATCCCCCTTTATCTTCCTTAATTTATTTATCTCTCTATTAATCGAATAATCTCACGTAACTCATGCACGATCAGTGTCAGTGCAGGGAAGATTACAAGCAATAAGAGTCCCTTAGAAGTTCCTGCAAAGTGAACAAGTTCACCCAGGTATGGGATCTTGAAATACATAACTCCTATCACGTCTTCAGGAGTGACAATGTAGCCGTCTGCCTTTGTGTATGCGTCCCCTTTTGTCCTGTACCCCCCGATCTCCACTCCCACTATCCGGTGTGTGACTATAAATCTCTGATTTTCTTCAAATGTATGATAATAAGACACTATATCCCCAACCACAGGCTGCGTTTTTGTAGTGTCAACCACAATTATATCACTGGATGTTATTGTGGGCTCCATACTGCTTCCTGTCACAGTCATGAACTTGACTGGACCTGTAGGAACCATGGTTGCAACTATAGGTACAAGGATGACGATAAATATCAACCCGATAAAAAACTTTATTATTTTCATATACTCTCGTGCCAAAAATAGAAAGGGAAGGGAAATTCGCAGTTTTCTCTTTTTGCTTCCTTTCCTTCTAATTGCTCTGTTACTGACTTAGGTTCTACTGACTTGGATCTTATTTCAGGTCAAACTTCATTGTCAATATACATTCATCTCCCTGGTAGTCATTTGGAGCACTTTCATCGAAACGTACTTCCATATCGAAGTCTATGGGATAAGTCTGCCCAGGTCCTGGCGCATCCAGATTATCCAGCGTTATGCCATTGAGATCTGCAAGGTCAATGTAACCGTTTACGTTTCTGTCAGTGATAACAGATGAAACCCCGTCTTTAACAAGATTTCCAGAACTTACTCCCGATCCATATTTAATATATGACATTGATACAACTTTCAAGTACTCATCCATCCCATCAGCACCATTGAGTGTATCGCTTTCTTCATTTGCTCCTGCTTCATAGCCGGGATCTCGACAAACAGTTGAGAATGCGATCTCTACGTGATCTGCAACAGTTCCATTGTTGTGTAAGTTAAGCTGACCAGATTTATAGTCCCCAGGAACCATATTAGTGAGCGTCCACTCATGGTCAATGATTGGACCATGATCCGTTATGTACAGATCCATTGTTCCAGCAGTAATTGTACTTCCTGAAGCTGTCTCAACATCTGTGAAAGATGCCCATGTACCTGCAGAAACTAGAAGAAGTACAAAAGAAATTAACAAAACTGAAGGTATCACTTTCATTTCTGATGCCTCCTTAAAACTAATGGGGATAAATCCCCACTAGTTAATTTTATTCATCACTGGTTACTAGTTAATCTTATTCATCACTGGTTGAGAGTAAATTCCAGGTCAAATTCTAAAATATCACTCTGAATCTCGTTGCCAGCATCACTAACTGCATAATTAATGGTTAAAGTTTTTTCCTCAGCACCAGCAAGAGTTCCGAGATTTTCGTCAGAGAGACCTGCTATAGGTCCCTGGTAGAGAAGGGTCGCTCCATCATAAATTGATATAGTTATTGCACTACCAAGCTCACCATCAGCAGCAGTAGAATCAACTGCTTGTTCAGCATCATTCATACCATTTTCATCTTCTACTATATTGGCAGAACTTACAACAAGGTTTCCACTAATAGTTCCAGCGTTTTTGACTGTAATAGTTCCTGCAGTACCTTGGGCATTAGGAGCGACATCCCCGATACTAAAACCGGTAATTCCGTCTAAGCCATTTAGTTTGAGATCTAATGTTCCAGCTGTAAAAGTGTTTCCATCACTTGTTTCACTGTCACTGAATGCTGCCCATGTTCCAGCTCCTGCGACAGTTGCAACTACACCAATAATTAGCACGCTCAAAAGCATTTTCTTGTTAAGCATTTTCTTTCCACCTATTTGATCAATCATATTATTGTCAATTTACTCCCCGATTGATGTAAGGAAAAGAGAAGAAGACCGTTTCTGGACTAGATTTTTCGCTCTTCATCCCCCACTCCCGCAATCTAAGAGTTATTCATTTACCATCAACTCATTTACTCCTTGATCGTTGCAAGGGAAAGAGGAAAGAAAGAGGAAAACCTATATCTAGGCTCGATCCTTCTCCCAGCCCTTGCGATCCAGGTTAATTTAACTCATTTACTCCTCGGTCACTGTAAGGAAAAGAGAAGAAACCCATTTCTGAGTTGATCTTTCATCCCCACTCCCACGATCTGTAATTGATCAATCTGATTTTCAGTTGTCAATTTGCTCCCCAATCGTGGCAAAGGAAAGAAGAAAAACCCATTCTGGACCTAGAGCCCATTTCTGGACTTCATCCTTTACCCCTTCACCCCTGTTTGATCCGAGGAATTTACTCATTTACTCCCAGATCACTGCAAAGGAAATAGATGAAGCCCATTTCTTGGCTCGATCCTCCACCCCACTCCCGCGATCTGAGCTATTCCCACCTATGGCTCGTATGGAGATAGTTATTGGCAAATTAGTCGAAGTTCTGGGCTATTAAGAGGAGATTAACATTAGTAAGAGGCACTGTAGGTTCAGCAGGAAAGTAACAGTAGGTTAATGTTAGGATGCTCTAGAAAAGGATAGATTACCTGGACGCCAGGGAAAAAGTCTATAATTTTTAGTGTAAATTCCTGCTTGTTCAGAACTTGTTTATATACTGCTTTGCAAGTGAGCAAAGAAAACTTAGGAAGAGGTAAAGCCTGGATATACTGCCTGTGCCCTGAGAGAACAAAAAGATTCCGGGAAAAATAGAAGATTTAAGTCGTTTCAATTCTTTAATGATGGGTTACCATCATCAGAATACGTTTCGGAAAAAACTAAAAAGGGAACCGATAACCGGTTTTGACCGATTTTCGGTTGCGTTGCAAACATGGAGAGCTATTCTTCAAGCTTGCGGACATGGCGCAGATGGGCGGCTGAGGATACAAAGAAGGTTATGCTTGTAAAGAGCATCCACTGGAGGCTTGAGATCCACTGGATCAAACCTGTAAAAATCGTGACACTGCCGACAATAGCAAGTGCACTCAGGCCAAGATAGAACTGGCTCCAGGGGATGTCCCCTTTTTTGACGGTTTCCATGTAAACATCAAAGTCCCGAGAAGCAGGAAGAAGTTCTACAGTGTCCTGCTCCCTATTGTAGGCAATGATTCCAAGGCTTTCCATTTTTGGAATATGTGTCTGGAGCAGTGAAATATATACACTTTTTCTTACGTTACTCTTCGGCTCTTCTGTTTGAGACTCAACACGAGCAATTTCTTCGGACAGAG belongs to Methanosarcina barkeri 3 and includes:
- a CDS encoding TasA family protein, yielding MLNKKMLLSVLIIGVVATVAGAGTWAAFSDSETSDGNTFTAGTLDLKLNGLDGITGFSIGDVAPNAQGTAGTITVKNAGTISGNLVVSSANIVEDENGMNDAEQAVDSTAADGELGSAITISIYDGATLLYQGPIAGLSDENLGTLAGAEEKTLTINYAVSDAGNEIQSDILEFDLEFTLNQ
- a CDS encoding DUF5305 domain-containing protein; this encodes MIFSGLWTYEAYAGDAYEEREKIVSSYTQYGSYTYTAPVTKSNPLYTTGTVLEMGKPAYFFAVSPTVDVSFTYRLKATDSANISVKRETVIVATSKEVAEEEGKEDTIFWQKEFPLKSKRAVDIENDEPITEKFSINVSEIQSMVKGVQDQLKYPQGATVEIITRVNCEGQVNGKYVNNTKDFAIPLVMGSSYYQMPEELEFNESTALYKKIRVQKDSSLSSIKKPLPIFLLSIVLVGTILSCRKMKKTESSYIEKLEIEQRRLPFKELVSKGKLPENINFLIRVEISSLQELVDAAVDMNERVIYDAETGVYFIIHSGIIYVFLENSKEKTNAS
- a CDS encoding signal peptidase I, translating into MKKREIIQATIIFLIAVFLVNSLIPFFTGSSQALIVLSGSMTPLVLPGDMIVAKSISTDELTVGDVVVFRGTGEKADSLVTHRIVNIQEGKERVFQTKGDANEEIDDFKVPASDVVGKLTFVIPFAGHLPEASKNTNLFFLTVILPAGLIILDESKNILKYSSPARARKFEREQKKVARRTSYVLDGIRLAALIFISGFVFTGIFLQNLEGNGPVVLEKEYKVENSGILPSVYVFTPDNPEQKFAIEHWYGVIPPANSTLVIAPGNTPAKLSTVPYILPVFWITELAEISPYLPTAFGILLYVSAFTLLLSPFWCRKLGARSHRKKILIHWLLAQSKRTLNLG
- a CDS encoding signal peptidase I, which gives rise to MKIIKFFIGLIFIVILVPIVATMVPTGPVKFMTVTGSSMEPTITSSDIIVVDTTKTQPVVGDIVSYYHTFEENQRFIVTHRIVGVEIGGYRTKGDAYTKADGYIVTPEDVIGVMYFKIPYLGELVHFAGTSKGLLLLVIFPALTLIVHELREIIRLIER
- a CDS encoding TasA family protein, which codes for MKVIPSVLLISFVLLLVSAGTWASFTDVETASGSTITAGTMDLYITDHGPIIDHEWTLTNMVPGDYKSGQLNLHNNGTVADHVEIAFSTVCRDPGYEAGANEESDTLNGADGMDEYLKVVSMSYIKYGSGVSSGNLVKDGVSSVITDRNVNGYIDLADLNGITLDNLDAPGPGQTYPIDFDMEVRFDESAPNDYQGDECILTMKFDLK